A genomic region of Alicyclobacillus sp. SO9 contains the following coding sequences:
- the trxB gene encoding thioredoxin-disulfide reductase, translating to MEKQRVMILGTGPAGLTAAIYAARANLEPLVIEGNEPGGQLTLTTEVENFPGFPDGIMGPELMDSMREQAKKFGAKFVMGWVSGVDMSERPFKVTVNEKDEYLSDSLIISTGASAKLLGIPGESDNIGRGVSTCATCDGFFFRNKNIIVVGGGDSAMEEATFLTKFASEVTIVHRRNELRASQIMQDRARENPKIKWLLNVTPVEVKSDGNKVNALSVKDNETGEIKDVETTGLFVAIGHRPNTAFLNGQIDVDKVGYIKTRGVSTATNVEGVFACGDVMDSHYRQAITAAGSGCKAAMDVEKFLEGSSVNDWLEAPAKA from the coding sequence ATGGAAAAACAACGAGTGATGATTCTAGGAACCGGTCCAGCCGGCCTTACAGCGGCCATCTATGCCGCTCGTGCAAATTTAGAACCGCTGGTTATAGAAGGAAATGAACCAGGCGGCCAATTGACTCTGACTACCGAGGTGGAGAACTTTCCTGGTTTCCCAGATGGCATCATGGGTCCTGAGCTAATGGACAGCATGCGTGAACAGGCCAAGAAATTTGGTGCAAAGTTCGTCATGGGCTGGGTATCAGGCGTTGACATGAGCGAACGTCCATTTAAAGTCACTGTTAACGAAAAAGATGAGTATCTATCGGACAGTTTGATCATCTCCACGGGGGCTTCAGCTAAACTGCTTGGAATACCAGGTGAATCTGACAACATTGGCCGAGGCGTTTCAACCTGTGCTACATGTGACGGATTTTTCTTCCGAAACAAAAATATTATTGTTGTCGGCGGAGGAGACTCTGCCATGGAGGAGGCCACATTTTTAACGAAGTTTGCTTCGGAGGTCACGATTGTCCATCGGAGAAACGAACTTCGTGCCTCGCAGATTATGCAGGACAGGGCCCGTGAAAATCCGAAAATCAAATGGCTCTTGAATGTGACTCCCGTCGAGGTTAAATCCGACGGAAACAAGGTCAATGCTTTGTCTGTAAAAGACAACGAAACCGGTGAAATTAAGGATGTGGAGACTACGGGCCTGTTTGTGGCCATTGGTCATCGTCCGAATACCGCTTTCTTAAACGGCCAGATTGATGTCGATAAAGTGGGGTATATCAAAACTCGCGGCGTATCAACAGCGACCAATGTAGAAGGTGTCTTTGCTTGCGGAGACGTTATGGATTCTCACTATCGCCAAGCCATTACGGCTGCCGGAAGCGGATGTAAAGCTGCCATGGATGTTGAAAAGTTTCTTGAAGGTTCGAGTGTCAATGATTGGCTTGAGGCCCCAGCAAAAGCATAG
- a CDS encoding demethylmenaquinone methyltransferase, whose product MELPSKNQKERYVREMFNGIARRYDVMNTLMSFGRDKAWRKFAMRRARIQNGMNVLDVCCGTAEFTLEIAGTVGPSGHVTGLDFSEEMLAVGEQKVKVSDMNKQIELIQGNAMALPFPDNSFDAATVGWGLRNVPDIDKTLQEMRRVVKPGGWVVSVDMAKPTAPVFKQVYWLYFNWLVPLMGKITAKRKSAYQYLHDSSKEFDSQQQLTQRFASNGLARTAFHNLMGGVVAVVEGQKED is encoded by the coding sequence ATGGAGCTTCCATCTAAGAATCAAAAAGAACGTTATGTACGCGAGATGTTTAATGGAATTGCGCGACGATACGACGTCATGAATACACTGATGAGTTTTGGCAGGGACAAAGCCTGGCGGAAGTTTGCTATGCGCCGTGCTCGAATTCAAAACGGCATGAACGTACTTGATGTGTGCTGTGGTACGGCAGAATTTACTCTTGAAATTGCCGGCACGGTCGGTCCGAGCGGCCATGTCACAGGTCTTGACTTTTCAGAGGAAATGTTGGCTGTAGGTGAGCAAAAAGTCAAAGTTTCCGACATGAATAAGCAGATTGAACTCATTCAAGGCAACGCAATGGCATTGCCTTTTCCTGATAACTCGTTTGATGCTGCCACCGTTGGTTGGGGTTTGCGTAATGTTCCAGACATCGACAAGACACTTCAAGAGATGCGCCGAGTGGTGAAACCAGGCGGCTGGGTTGTGTCCGTCGACATGGCGAAACCCACTGCGCCTGTTTTCAAACAGGTATACTGGCTGTACTTCAATTGGCTTGTCCCTCTCATGGGGAAAATCACAGCCAAGCGAAAGAGTGCCTATCAGTATCTGCACGATTCATCCAAAGAATTTGATTCACAACAGCAACTGACGCAACGCTTTGCCAGTAACGGCCTCGCAAGGACCGCGTTTCACAACCTTATGGGTGGTGTTGTAGCTGTAGTGGAGGGACAAAAGGAAGATTAG
- a CDS encoding ATP-binding cassette domain-containing protein — protein sequence MKASQTNGVSRTTSEWAVEAEGLVKIFGQNRAVDGVHLKVPTGTIYGVLGPNGAGKTTTIRMLATLLRPDAGTARVFGHDVTKEPQIVRQLIGVTGQYASVDETLSATENLILFSRLLGLSRSEARRKANDLLEEFGLTEAAKRPLKKFSGGMRRRLDLAASLIAQPPLIFLDEPTTGLDPRTRAQMWGTIRRLVKTGSTVLLTTQYLDEADQLADRIAVIDSGRVVAEGTVDELKETAGTAALQLRLQDTHQMNTARDIVNRVLKVQATESPESGKLTAPLRDADRVTDLLVALRQSGIHLTEFSVQKPTLDEVFLAITGHGVETQAGASDAMATHAMESQTAENKKEAVRG from the coding sequence ATGAAGGCCTCCCAAACGAACGGCGTTTCTCGCACGACGAGCGAGTGGGCAGTGGAGGCAGAAGGGCTTGTAAAAATCTTTGGCCAGAACCGTGCAGTGGATGGGGTTCACCTGAAGGTTCCAACCGGTACGATTTACGGCGTGCTGGGTCCAAATGGAGCAGGGAAGACAACGACAATTCGCATGTTGGCCACATTGCTTCGACCTGATGCAGGTACTGCGCGGGTGTTTGGCCACGATGTTACGAAGGAGCCGCAGATTGTTCGCCAGTTGATTGGTGTCACGGGACAGTATGCGTCCGTGGATGAAACTCTGAGTGCGACAGAAAATCTGATACTCTTCTCACGCTTGCTGGGATTAAGTCGAAGTGAGGCACGGCGCAAGGCTAATGATTTGCTGGAGGAATTCGGATTGACGGAAGCTGCTAAACGTCCGTTGAAGAAGTTTTCAGGCGGAATGCGCCGCCGTCTCGATCTCGCTGCAAGCTTGATTGCACAGCCGCCGCTGATTTTCCTTGACGAGCCGACGACGGGCCTCGATCCAAGAACGCGTGCACAGATGTGGGGGACCATTCGGAGGTTGGTGAAAACGGGATCGACCGTGTTGTTAACAACGCAGTACCTGGATGAAGCCGATCAACTCGCAGACCGCATCGCAGTCATTGACAGCGGCCGGGTGGTCGCGGAAGGAACTGTGGATGAACTCAAGGAGACTGCTGGCACGGCAGCGTTGCAGTTGCGCCTGCAAGATACACATCAGATGAATACAGCAAGGGACATTGTCAACCGAGTGCTGAAGGTGCAGGCAACGGAGTCGCCGGAAAGCGGAAAACTCACGGCTCCTTTGAGAGATGCCGACCGAGTGACGGACCTGCTCGTCGCTTTGCGCCAGTCCGGGATTCACTTGACAGAGTTCAGCGTGCAAAAACCGACCCTTGACGAAGTGTTCTTGGCGATTACGGGACATGGCGTCGAAACACAGGCTGGGGCGTCGGATGCAATGGCAACCCACGCCATGGAGTCGCAGACAGCAGAAAACAAAAAGGAGGCAGTACGGGGATGA
- a CDS encoding ABC transporter permease, giving the protein MSSLTITPGAKRKLKNHTSLGQSLRNSFTMAYRGLLKIRRTPEQLFDVTLQPIIFTVMFTYIFGGAISGDVKSYLPVIIPGILVQTVITTSIVTGVQLREDMDKGVFDRFKSLPIARIAPLAGALLADTVRYAIATTLTFTMGYLMGYRPAAGFGHVVVAGILVVVCSWAISWIFAFFGVIARTASSVQGISMIVLFPLTFLSNAFVPVKTMPNWLQWFVKVNPISHLVTAVRTLVNTGTVGSDLLISLLGAAIVVAVFAPLTVRAYMRRT; this is encoded by the coding sequence ATGAGCAGTCTCACGATTACGCCAGGTGCAAAGCGCAAATTGAAAAACCATACGAGTCTGGGTCAAAGTCTCCGGAACTCGTTCACAATGGCCTACCGGGGTTTGTTGAAGATTCGTCGGACACCAGAGCAATTGTTTGATGTCACATTGCAGCCCATCATTTTTACCGTCATGTTTACCTACATTTTTGGCGGAGCGATTTCCGGAGACGTGAAGAGCTACTTGCCCGTGATTATCCCCGGCATTCTGGTCCAGACGGTGATCACAACGTCCATTGTAACCGGAGTGCAATTAAGAGAGGACATGGACAAAGGGGTCTTTGACAGATTCAAGTCCCTGCCCATTGCCCGCATCGCACCGCTGGCGGGGGCATTGTTAGCCGATACGGTTCGCTATGCCATTGCAACGACGCTGACATTTACTATGGGCTATCTGATGGGTTATCGGCCTGCTGCCGGATTTGGACACGTGGTTGTGGCTGGCATTCTGGTGGTTGTCTGTTCCTGGGCGATAAGCTGGATTTTTGCCTTCTTCGGTGTCATTGCCCGCACCGCATCCAGCGTCCAAGGCATCTCCATGATTGTGTTGTTTCCGTTGACATTCCTGTCCAACGCATTCGTTCCCGTGAAAACCATGCCAAACTGGCTGCAGTGGTTTGTCAAAGTGAATCCCATTTCGCATCTGGTCACGGCAGTGCGTACTCTTGTCAACACCGGAACGGTGGGGAGCGACTTGCTCATTTCACTGCTTGGTGCGGCCATTGTTGTGGCTGTGTTTGCACCGTTGACGGTACGTGCCTATATGCGCCGTACGTAA
- a CDS encoding cell wall metabolism sensor histidine kinase WalK yields MTRHTWSKPAAHVPEGPLQKPKLRNQKLLNIWRLTSRIGLGLTMFFGFFSLSYWLCQVIYKWADFHPGGFLNQMIIVAGALILAILGGAITSRVAVPKQRAMWQPLFNAFRQIAKGNFDVHLDADMIKEPGGDRHPFRRLVYSINDMAQELSKLEQMRQEFISNVSHEIQSPLTSMAGFAATLKSGGITVDQQKRYLDIIETESKRLSRLSDNLLKLTSLESGHHPFHPETYRLDRQLREVVLACEPMWVEKQIQIDVGAEHLSIVADKDLLSQVWLNLVVNAIKFTRPGGSIVIRAKADSEEVTVNVTDTGVGMTQEDASRIFERFFKADKAHSHRALGSGLGLSIAKKIIDLHDGYVQVETEFGTGSTFTVTLPVLSPKTPSKG; encoded by the coding sequence ATGACTCGTCACACCTGGTCTAAGCCGGCGGCTCATGTTCCCGAGGGGCCGCTTCAAAAACCAAAACTCCGCAATCAAAAGCTTCTAAACATATGGAGGCTTACTTCCCGAATTGGCCTTGGTTTGACTATGTTCTTCGGTTTTTTCAGCCTTTCCTACTGGCTGTGTCAAGTTATCTATAAATGGGCAGACTTTCACCCCGGCGGTTTTCTCAATCAGATGATTATCGTTGCAGGCGCTCTCATCCTCGCAATTCTTGGCGGAGCCATCACTAGCCGGGTGGCTGTCCCAAAGCAACGCGCGATGTGGCAACCGCTGTTTAATGCATTTCGGCAAATCGCCAAAGGGAACTTTGACGTTCACCTGGACGCCGATATGATTAAAGAGCCGGGGGGTGACAGACATCCGTTCCGAAGGCTTGTATACAGCATTAATGATATGGCGCAAGAACTGTCCAAATTGGAACAAATGCGCCAGGAATTCATCTCAAATGTCTCTCATGAGATTCAGTCACCGCTCACATCTATGGCGGGGTTTGCGGCCACACTCAAAAGCGGCGGCATTACAGTGGACCAGCAAAAGCGTTATCTCGATATCATTGAGACAGAAAGCAAGCGTCTCTCTCGACTTAGCGACAACCTGCTCAAACTCACCTCCCTTGAGTCCGGACACCACCCATTCCACCCGGAAACCTATCGTCTTGACCGGCAACTGCGGGAGGTTGTGCTGGCTTGTGAACCCATGTGGGTGGAGAAGCAAATTCAAATTGATGTAGGCGCCGAACACCTATCGATTGTTGCAGACAAAGACTTACTGAGCCAGGTTTGGTTAAATCTGGTGGTCAATGCTATTAAGTTTACTCGACCAGGGGGCAGTATTGTCATTCGTGCAAAGGCCGACTCCGAGGAAGTAACTGTCAACGTCACAGATACAGGCGTAGGCATGACACAGGAGGACGCAAGCCGTATCTTCGAACGCTTTTTTAAAGCAGACAAAGCCCACAGCCACCGCGCATTGGGAAGCGGTTTGGGGCTCTCCATCGCCAAAAAAATCATAGACCTGCACGACGGTTATGTTCAGGTTGAGACCGAGTTTGGAACGGGATCGACATTTACTGTGACACTGCCTGTATTGTCTCCCAAGACACCCTCCAAAGGTTAA
- a CDS encoding response regulator transcription factor has translation MTTVLIVDDDSHIRELVGVYLQRSGFTILEACDGTQALQTLEEHKVHLVVLDIMMPSIDGFEVCAEIRRTSLLPILMLTAKGDTTQKVKGLHLGADDYLVKPFDPDELVARIQALLRRYQIATEQIIEIGKLHLDNRAHSILFNGTAVTLPRKEFDLLFKLASYPGQTLSRDTLIEDIWGYDFEGDERTVDVHVKRLRDKFPEQLCAFKIRTIRGLGYRLEVTS, from the coding sequence ATGACAACTGTGCTGATTGTAGATGACGATTCACACATCCGTGAATTGGTAGGCGTCTACCTGCAACGCAGTGGATTTACAATTTTAGAAGCTTGTGACGGCACGCAAGCGCTCCAGACACTTGAAGAACACAAGGTCCATCTTGTCGTACTCGACATCATGATGCCAAGTATTGACGGCTTTGAAGTCTGTGCAGAAATTCGCCGTACCTCCCTCCTCCCCATTCTCATGTTGACTGCGAAGGGCGATACCACGCAGAAAGTAAAAGGACTTCATCTTGGTGCCGACGATTATTTGGTCAAACCGTTTGATCCGGACGAATTAGTTGCACGCATCCAGGCTTTGCTTCGCCGTTATCAAATTGCCACAGAACAAATCATCGAGATTGGAAAACTGCACTTAGATAATCGAGCTCATTCAATCCTCTTCAACGGTACAGCCGTCACGCTCCCCCGCAAGGAATTTGATTTGCTATTTAAACTTGCAAGTTATCCAGGTCAAACCCTTTCTCGTGACACGTTAATCGAAGACATATGGGGGTACGACTTTGAAGGAGACGAGCGGACGGTGGACGTTCATGTCAAGCGACTCAGAGACAAGTTCCCAGAGCAATTGTGCGCCTTTAAAATTCGTACCATTCGCGGACTTGGCTATCGCTTGGAGGTCACGTCATGA
- a CDS encoding sensor domain-containing diguanylate cyclase → MNTKPSSTDITDALRRLEELEWFEQCLIVTTEAPTVLSMLSQIRELMLQKFSYDRMGIMSASLDPRYCVIHELVTKDTMQACPPGSLMIIKNTGLEWVFNHKAPHYSPNITNEPEFLEDEELAQIGLRSIIRVPLVFNSKVFGVMTLKSCKENAYTPEQVSLLHRLGQRIAAGIHALKLIQDLRELSHRDALTRAYNRYFLNELQAADNPVEYLERTTHLEFPYSQNVAALFIDVCNFKEYNDTHGHLEGDKRIQELSASLTDIVGDEGIVIRFGGDEFLILLPGGNRQALMQVEQRLRQGFRTNSYEQTLEVSIGTATGKWSGLTTIVEAADKRMYKDKDREKDRENDKEKNAATSQV, encoded by the coding sequence TTGAACACAAAACCTTCATCCACTGATATCACAGATGCCTTACGTCGACTTGAGGAACTTGAATGGTTTGAACAATGCCTCATTGTTACGACAGAGGCTCCCACCGTTTTGAGTATGCTGTCTCAGATTCGCGAATTGATGCTTCAGAAATTCTCCTACGATCGCATGGGCATCATGTCAGCATCACTCGATCCGAGATATTGCGTAATCCACGAACTGGTTACCAAGGACACTATGCAAGCTTGTCCACCGGGATCGCTGATGATTATTAAGAATACAGGACTCGAGTGGGTTTTCAATCACAAGGCCCCTCACTACTCTCCGAACATTACCAATGAGCCAGAATTTCTTGAGGATGAAGAGCTTGCCCAAATCGGCCTGCGAAGTATCATTCGTGTCCCTCTGGTGTTTAACTCAAAGGTATTTGGCGTGATGACATTAAAGAGTTGCAAGGAAAACGCATATACCCCTGAGCAGGTGAGTTTGCTGCATCGTCTGGGGCAAAGGATTGCAGCAGGAATCCACGCGCTGAAGCTGATTCAGGACTTGCGGGAACTGTCTCATCGTGACGCACTAACACGCGCTTACAACCGCTATTTTCTAAACGAACTTCAGGCTGCAGACAACCCTGTAGAATACCTGGAGCGGACTACCCACCTGGAATTCCCTTACTCACAAAATGTTGCGGCACTGTTCATCGATGTATGCAACTTTAAGGAATACAACGATACCCACGGGCACTTGGAAGGGGACAAACGCATTCAAGAATTGTCAGCATCACTGACTGATATTGTTGGTGATGAAGGGATTGTCATTCGATTCGGCGGAGACGAATTCCTGATTCTCTTACCCGGAGGCAACCGACAGGCATTGATGCAAGTTGAACAGAGACTGCGCCAGGGATTTAGGACAAACAGTTATGAACAAACCTTAGAAGTCAGCATCGGAACTGCAACAGGAAAGTGGTCTGGCCTCACGACTATCGTAGAGGCTGCAGATAAGCGTATGTACAAGGACAAGGACAGGGAAAAGGATAGGGAAAACGACAAAGAAAAGAACGCTGCGACATCACAAGTGTAA
- the rbsK gene encoding ribokinase — protein sequence MMKIVVVGSINMDVVNQVKHHPQIGETVHGIATAYSAGGKGANQAVAAAKSGAQVTMLGAVGSDGFGQDLLGGLAEYGIHTAEIQVKNGTSGLAFITVSEAGENSIILSAGANGRLEVEDVKHARSTLQDADILLLQNEIPWDTTRFAMEFAHRYNVKVYLNPAPAMELPQEVYPWIDTLIVNESEASMLTGKPVHSVADARQAAQVFIEYGVSAAVVTLGASGSLYLNQIGTEVQTPSFPVKAVDTTAAGDTFIGALASRADSDIGAALRYATAAAALTVAKQGAQTSIPSLHEVEKFIKAD from the coding sequence ATGATGAAAATTGTGGTGGTTGGCAGTATAAACATGGATGTGGTCAATCAGGTAAAACATCACCCGCAGATAGGTGAAACCGTTCATGGCATTGCTACTGCATACAGTGCCGGCGGCAAGGGAGCTAACCAAGCGGTGGCTGCAGCGAAATCAGGTGCACAGGTAACGATGCTGGGTGCTGTCGGCAGTGACGGCTTCGGACAGGATTTGCTGGGCGGCTTAGCGGAATATGGGATTCATACAGCAGAAATTCAAGTGAAGAATGGAACTTCCGGGCTTGCCTTTATTACGGTGAGTGAAGCAGGCGAAAACAGTATCATTCTGTCGGCTGGGGCAAACGGACGCTTAGAAGTTGAAGATGTAAAACATGCCCGAAGTACGCTGCAGGACGCGGATATTTTACTCCTGCAGAATGAAATTCCCTGGGATACTACTCGGTTTGCCATGGAGTTTGCGCACCGTTACAACGTCAAGGTGTATTTAAACCCGGCTCCAGCAATGGAATTGCCGCAAGAAGTGTACCCGTGGATCGATACTCTCATTGTGAATGAATCAGAAGCAAGTATGCTAACCGGGAAGCCTGTACATTCGGTTGCAGACGCAAGGCAGGCTGCGCAGGTATTCATTGAGTATGGTGTCAGTGCAGCGGTTGTGACCCTGGGTGCAAGTGGTTCCTTATACCTTAATCAGATAGGGACGGAAGTACAGACTCCGTCATTTCCAGTCAAGGCAGTGGATACCACGGCGGCAGGAGATACTTTCATTGGTGCGTTAGCCAGCCGCGCCGACAGCGACATAGGGGCAGCTCTTCGTTATGCAACTGCGGCCGCAGCTCTTACCGTTGCAAAGCAAGGTGCCCAAACGTCCATTCCGTCGCTTCATGAAGTGGAGAAGTTTATAAAGGCCGATTAA
- a CDS encoding aldo/keto reductase has product MQQRQLGSSELWVSEMGLGCMSLGNDQQKAVNLIHAALDAGVNFLDTADLYQQGLNEEFVGTAIRDKRKQVVIATKVGNRFVKGQPGWNWNPSKAYILSEVKESLRRLQTDYIDLYQLHGGTIEDPIDEIIEAFEQLQQEGLIRAYGISSIRPNVIRQYVERANIQSVMMQYSMLDRRPEKSILSLLQKHQISAIGRGPLAQGLLADRGIERISESGYLTYSAQELHQILSKLQEVSDALSRPPTEIALKYPLAHSVVATIVPGASKMEQLQKNILSAQTDSLTDSEIEQIQAVSRAIVYQSHR; this is encoded by the coding sequence ATGCAGCAACGACAACTCGGTTCCAGTGAATTATGGGTCAGTGAAATGGGACTGGGTTGCATGTCTCTAGGCAATGACCAGCAAAAAGCGGTCAATTTGATTCATGCAGCCCTCGATGCGGGTGTTAATTTTTTGGATACTGCCGATTTATATCAGCAGGGGTTAAATGAGGAATTTGTAGGAACGGCAATTAGAGACAAGCGTAAGCAGGTTGTCATTGCGACAAAGGTTGGAAACCGATTTGTCAAAGGACAACCGGGCTGGAATTGGAATCCCTCTAAGGCATACATTTTGTCCGAAGTCAAGGAAAGCCTGCGAAGACTGCAGACAGACTACATTGATTTATACCAACTGCACGGCGGTACAATTGAGGACCCAATTGACGAGATTATTGAGGCCTTCGAACAACTGCAGCAAGAGGGATTGATTCGAGCGTACGGCATCTCGTCGATTCGGCCCAATGTTATCCGTCAGTATGTTGAGAGAGCCAATATTCAGAGCGTCATGATGCAATATAGTATGCTTGACCGCCGCCCGGAAAAGTCAATTCTCTCCCTGCTTCAAAAGCATCAGATCAGCGCGATTGGCCGCGGACCGTTAGCTCAGGGACTTCTCGCAGACAGAGGAATTGAAAGAATCAGCGAAAGCGGATATCTTACGTACTCCGCACAGGAATTACATCAGATACTGAGTAAACTCCAGGAAGTGTCCGATGCGCTGTCACGTCCACCAACAGAAATTGCTCTCAAGTACCCGCTTGCACACTCTGTAGTTGCAACGATTGTTCCCGGAGCAAGCAAAATGGAACAATTGCAAAAAAACATTTTGTCGGCGCAGACAGACTCGCTGACGGATTCTGAAATCGAACAAATTCAAGCCGTCAGCCGGGCAATTGTCTACCAATCCCACCGTTAA
- a CDS encoding L,D-transpeptidase family protein, protein MRKQPSVSVTISTQKSPQDTASSNTPHKQPPPVSYPSLQTGSKGSAVLRLQQLLASLGYMPVTWSPKHKQKLTSKLELTDFKSPPQGVWKWRSHSVQTHLSHFFNKEAYSVITQGAVMSFEADHNLKTDGIAGPEVWKTLISASLKHEQAHYRYAYVYVTKHRPERLTLWYNGKVVETSLANTGISQSPTQDGTWPVYLRYRSQTMQGTNPNGSHYKDKGVPYVNYFHGGDAVHGFIRSSYGFPQSLGCVELPISKAKISWNYIHYGTLVTVAG, encoded by the coding sequence TTGAGGAAGCAACCGTCCGTATCAGTCACAATCAGTACGCAGAAGAGCCCACAAGACACGGCGTCATCGAACACACCACACAAACAGCCGCCACCAGTGTCTTATCCCAGTCTGCAGACAGGCAGTAAAGGCAGTGCAGTTCTTCGTCTGCAGCAACTCCTTGCAAGTTTGGGATACATGCCAGTCACCTGGTCGCCAAAGCACAAGCAAAAACTGACGAGCAAGCTTGAACTTACAGATTTCAAATCTCCCCCTCAAGGTGTGTGGAAATGGCGCAGCCACAGTGTGCAAACGCATCTGTCGCATTTTTTTAACAAGGAGGCGTACAGTGTCATCACCCAAGGTGCCGTAATGTCTTTTGAAGCCGATCACAATTTAAAAACGGACGGCATTGCGGGTCCAGAGGTATGGAAAACGCTCATTTCAGCGTCACTCAAGCATGAGCAAGCTCACTACAGATATGCCTACGTCTACGTAACCAAACATCGCCCGGAGCGACTGACCCTCTGGTACAATGGCAAAGTTGTAGAAACTTCCCTTGCCAATACAGGTATTTCGCAGAGTCCTACTCAGGATGGCACGTGGCCTGTGTACCTGCGTTACAGGTCGCAAACCATGCAAGGGACAAATCCGAACGGAAGTCACTACAAGGATAAGGGTGTACCATACGTAAACTATTTTCACGGCGGAGATGCAGTCCATGGATTCATCAGGTCATCATATGGCTTCCCGCAGAGCCTCGGCTGCGTTGAACTCCCCATATCTAAGGCAAAAATATCCTGGAATTACATTCACTACGGAACCCTTGTCACAGTTGCCGGATAA
- a CDS encoding helix-turn-helix domain-containing protein encodes MVEHQLCPKFEAAFQLLGKRWTGLIIRVLLDGPKRFKDISEMIPNMSDRMLAERFKELEAAEILVRRVYPETPVRIEYELTEKGRALESVMNAVQGWADDWILPEKVVQQQV; translated from the coding sequence ATGGTAGAACATCAGCTCTGTCCAAAGTTTGAAGCTGCGTTTCAGCTATTAGGAAAGCGTTGGACTGGTCTCATCATACGGGTCCTCTTGGATGGTCCGAAGCGGTTTAAGGACATCTCAGAGATGATACCGAACATGAGTGACCGCATGCTTGCAGAACGTTTCAAGGAACTGGAGGCGGCCGAAATACTAGTACGCCGCGTCTATCCCGAGACGCCCGTCCGAATCGAGTATGAATTGACAGAAAAGGGCCGTGCTCTGGAATCTGTCATGAATGCCGTGCAGGGTTGGGCTGACGACTGGATTCTGCCGGAGAAGGTAGTCCAACAGCAGGTGTAA
- a CDS encoding phosphotransferase: MEALHHTELERMRPVLERYGLVGTAVCPVTSNRPDCTAYRIHTTAGDVFLKEIPKQQVGLLSLEHRLQQLYTCSYTAMPRYHKTPAERFVTVFGSKKYIVADWVDGTAISLVRTAENYQELGRNLARLHQVPNPAGRKLNSANEVRALSLMSDEGRELVRNSRTHQIFVNAVMNPVLTHSALSDTNVIVAGGKVVLVNWHRVQPGCSYSELATALIRTADCNTDAMGWLLAGYEEVKPLLQPERQLIFGFFSFPQKRRHIMRRVERTTVQRGSFDHHPDTARFAQATDWLRSWSGW, translated from the coding sequence ATGGAGGCACTGCATCATACCGAATTGGAGAGAATGAGGCCTGTGCTGGAACGATATGGACTTGTTGGGACCGCGGTTTGCCCTGTAACGTCCAATCGCCCTGACTGTACTGCGTATCGCATACACACCACTGCAGGAGATGTTTTCCTGAAGGAGATTCCCAAGCAACAAGTGGGACTGCTGAGTTTGGAACACAGGCTCCAACAGCTCTATACCTGCAGTTATACAGCGATGCCTCGCTACCACAAGACACCAGCCGAGCGGTTTGTCACTGTCTTCGGCTCGAAAAAATATATTGTTGCAGACTGGGTGGACGGAACTGCAATTTCATTAGTCCGTACAGCCGAAAACTATCAGGAACTGGGTAGAAATCTTGCGCGCCTGCACCAGGTGCCGAATCCTGCTGGACGCAAGCTGAACAGTGCCAATGAAGTCCGGGCTCTGTCATTAATGAGTGACGAGGGTCGTGAACTTGTACGCAATTCCAGGACGCACCAGATATTTGTCAATGCAGTCATGAACCCAGTTCTGACACATTCAGCCCTCAGTGATACAAACGTGATTGTTGCTGGAGGCAAGGTGGTCCTCGTCAATTGGCATCGCGTGCAACCCGGCTGTTCCTACTCAGAACTTGCCACGGCTTTAATTCGGACGGCAGATTGTAACACAGACGCCATGGGTTGGCTTCTTGCTGGTTATGAAGAAGTCAAACCTTTGCTTCAGCCGGAAAGGCAATTGATTTTTGGGTTCTTTTCATTTCCGCAGAAGAGACGGCATATCATGCGAAGGGTTGAAAGAACAACGGTTCAGCGAGGAAGCTTTGACCATCATCCAGACACGGCTCGGTTTGCGCAGGCGACAGACTGGCTGCGGTCGTGGTCCGGCTGGTAA